A genomic region of Arvicola amphibius chromosome 7, mArvAmp1.2, whole genome shotgun sequence contains the following coding sequences:
- the LOC119819265 gene encoding LOW QUALITY PROTEIN: death-associated protein 1-like (The sequence of the model RefSeq protein was modified relative to this genomic sequence to represent the inferred CDS: deleted 1 base in 1 codon): MSSPPEGKLETKAGGHPPAVKAGGMWIVQKHPHTGDGKEEKDKDEQEWDSTSPPKPTVYISGVIARGDKDFPPAAAQVAHQKPHASMDKHVSPRTQHIQQPRK; the protein is encoded by the exons ATGTCTTCGCCTCCAGAAGGGAAGCTGGAGACCAAAGCCGGA GGACACCCGCCCGCCGTGAAAGCCGGCGGAATGTGGATTGTGCAGAAACACCCACACacgggagatgggaaggaagaaaaagacaaagacgAGCAAGAATGGGATAGCACCAGCCCGCCCAAACCAACAGTGTACATCTCTGGTGTTATTGCCCGGGGTGACAAAGACTTTCCCCCGGCGGCTGCACAAGTGGCCCACCAGAAGCCGCATGCCTCTATGGACAAGCATGTTTCTCCAAGAACACAGCATATCCAACAACCTCGCAAGTGA